From Dendropsophus ebraccatus isolate aDenEbr1 chromosome 10, aDenEbr1.pat, whole genome shotgun sequence:
CCCTTGAATGTGTGCTGTGGCGTCTACAGCAGACAGCCGGGGGAGAGAGTGGGGGGAGGCGGCCCAGAGCGCAGGCCGCCGCCGCAGCCCTAACACCTACCCATTATATGCTGATGTATAATAGACTTTAGACCTCCACTTTGTAGTAGGTGACGTGtaataattaaaggacaactccggcgggaccccccccaaaaaaaaaaaacacagacacacacagacaccatactcaccatccctccggtgacgatcgccactccattcgcccgctgtccgcctcaccgtcaccgtccagcgatgcctcttacttccgggtccatgggagagaaaaggctgccagtgcgcttgcgcaccggcagccttttcattggctggagcgcatcacatggcttccagcaagctcagccaatcagggctgagcaagctgaaagccatgtgatgcgctccagccaatgaaaaggctgctggtgcgcatgtgcaacagcagccttttctctcccattcactttcaatgaagacgccgaggaggaagaagacccggaccggcccccggctctgacgtcacccgacaccagaaaAGAGGACCGTGaagaccgtaataggtaatgtatacattctttacctTTATACATTCATACATTTATAcatatgtatacattctttacctataactttgtaatgtgtgttaaataagccaaaaaaaatttcgtgggagttgtcctttaatatattaCATGCCCATAGATTTTATTAAAGTAAATACTACGAGTTAGAGAACCAAATTGTACCTTTCATTGTTGTTTTACGTGAAACCAAATAAAGGTTTATATTGTAATAGACGTTCAGGTCTTTTCTCTACATCTAAATGATTGCGTTTGAGCGACTGAGATCTAATGGTCTGTACCAAatgaaaaacataaaagaaaGAAGGTGTCACCCTTCTAACAGGTAACGTCTAGATAATTCTGCTCTGAAGCATGTGTTCTATGCCATGGGAGAATGTGAACAATTATGGAGTCATTGAAGGATTTATTTACAATATGCCGCTTAGACACTACAACATATGCTTAATGGATTTAAAGCCTTTTCAGATTCCACCCGTTGGAAAGGCCAAGGTAATATTGCACTTTGATACAAAGAAGATATAGTGTTATGTTTCTGATTCGTAGCCTTGCTATTTAGTAGCATACAAAGTAAAAGACACCATTTCATGCAAACGCCTCATTTATAAAATGAAGACATTCATAACTCGTTATTCAGTCGATAATTAAACATAGGCTCTTAAAGGGGAGATCCAGGTGAGTGACTTGTCTTCATGTTTGTTAGATTTCACAATTCATGTGAGTTATAGAAAaactacatagaaaaaaaaatctgtttcaaGGGGCAGGTGAGGCTGGGATAGGTGATAAGCAAATATTTAGAGTgacagacattaaaggggttctctcacAAAGATAAACAGGTCTAGACCGGTGATGTCAAGCCTTTGAcgctttagctgttgcaaaacaacaattcccatcatgcctggacagccagtggttttttttttgttttttttaatactgttcaggcatgctgggaattgtaattctgcaacagctggaggggcgcaGGTTTGATATCACTGGTCTAGACTTTGTAAAATGTAACACATTTTACACGTAGAAGcatttcttaaagtgaatgtaccatcaggtacagtacatcgctttgggttttttacattaatGAATTAGCACCTGCACCGGAATGCCGGTGGCACAgttcttttttttgaaccaccgcccgTATCCTGCACCAGCCTATTCCTGAAcaccggctccattgattctaatgtaacCGCATCACAGTAGGGAGGGAAGAATTTTCTACTTGGGGGCCGGCTGGTTTGCCCCAGATGCTCTGTGCTGGTGATCGGGTATAGCTCAGGAGCCGGTGGTGTACTTTTTATTTCACAACCAGCTTCACTCttgtccataggctgtatctaatATGGAGCTCATGCaggtgaattaaaggggttatccagtgctacaaaaacatgtccactttctttcagaccacacaactcttgtctccagttcaagtgcggtttgcaattaagctccattcactttaatggaactgagcagcaaaacccgcccaagctggagacaagagtggggctgtctctggaagaaagtggccatgtttttgtagcgctggatatcccctttaaactaAGGATCAATTCTACACAAAGCCCAAGGACAGTAGTGGtgctttttgtagttttttttttatgggagtgAATTGCAATGAATGCAATTATACTCTTGGAGACAAGGGCACCATGGACTCCTGGGACTGAATCTACTAGACATGACAATATCAAGCCATTAAGTGTTTTTTGCTTAATTCTAATATTTTCGCATGCTCATTATTTTCATAGATTCCTTCGGTTGTGCTCATTTTGTTTCTCACACATTTCCCCATTGACGTCTTTTGCCTGTAGATCACAGTCTTTTATTTCATTCCCTTGCTGTAATGCTTCTCTCAAGCGCTTCCAGAAAACTTTTCTTTCTACATATCCATCTACCCACTTGAGGTAAGTGTTCTTGCGTAGATATTTGTTGAGTCCAAGCATATGTTTTAGATGAGCCATATTAACGGCTTCTAGTAGGATAACAATGACTCCACATTGACTTTCCAAGTACTGCCAGGACATGACCATCTCAAATTCAAAACTGCACCACTTGCTCTCAATAAAGTTTTGCGACAGTATAATTAGGGCTTTTCGGCTTCTCTGAATGCCTTCATTGACAATATTGGTGGTGATGGGAACACCAGGTATAAAATCTCTGTAATGCAAGCAGAGTTGAAAGTGCGGGGTACCACCTTCCAATTTGGGAACCAATTGCTCCTTTACCCATTCTTCATCTAAGCTGGAATGGATAACAAATGCATCATATTCTTTGTCCGCAATAACATTTCTATCGGTATGTAATAAGTAGCAAAGTTGAAAATATTTCTGTTTATAACAGTGAAACATCCCCCCGGCAATGACTATTGTTATTGCAAACACTCCGAAACATACGTAAATGGTTAAATTACAAGTTAAGCTCACGTCTCTTAGCTGTGTTCCCTTATGGTATTCCGGTGTTTTACATTTTAGACTTTCACCAAATGTCAGACCTCTAAGGTTCTGTTCATAGACCCACAGCAGAAATGTTTTCTGATCACAAGAACAGTCGTATGGGTTATGAGACAAGTCCACTTTAGCCAAATTTTGGGACACCAATTTTGTGGTTTCCTCAGAAAAACTCTGGAAATTGTTAGAACTTAAATTTAAGTACACGAGAGCGGTCAACTGACCAAGGAGCGTTGCTTGAAGTTCCAGCAAATTGTTCTTACTGAGGTCCAACGTTTGCAATAATTTAAGACTGGCAAAGGTCTCGGTAGGAATAAACTTCAATCCACAAGACGACATGTCCAGTACGCGGAGCTGGGTAAGATTTTCAAAAACCAAAGCCAATATATTATCTTCAAAGGTAGTATGGGATACATTAAGTACTTCAAGACTGTACAGACCACAAAATGAACACTGAATGGAAAATTTGCGTGATGTGTGTGAGACATCGAGATAAATAAGTTTATCCATTAACAAAAAAAGTGGGTAGGCTCCAACACTCTCCAGCTTTGTGTAACTGAGATCTAACGTACGAAGACTGGACATGTTTATGAATAGACTAACTATGCCTATGTATGGATTATTGCTAAGGTTTAGGTGTTGAAGATTTGGTGCCCCATCGTAAATCTGAGAGCAGCATTTTTCCATGGATAATTTATTTCTGCTCAGATCCAAAAATTCCAGGTTAGGGACATTTATGAGGTCTTCAAAGACGGAAAAGTCTTGGTTTCTTGTTATACGAATGTCTTTAAGTTGTTTGAGGGCTGAAATGGCAGCGGTAGGCATCCTGGAGAGCAGACTTTTTGTGACTTCAAGCTTTTCAATCCTGGAAGTTGCAGACTGAAATGACATGCGCGCTAGATCAGTATTTATTATACGGAGCGATGTGAGGTTTGCTAAACATTTGGAAAAGATATTTGTAACAAAGTTCAAACCATTAATTGTCAACTCCCTGACATTCATTCCACATAGTCCTTCAAAACGTCCACTCTGTAACCTAATCTTAGCTATAGAGTTTCTATAGTGGCCAACCACTAGCTTATCGACAAGAAGTCCAGACATTGCATTTAAGTTCATTTCCATAATATCTGCATTGAAAAAACAGCCTTTTAAGTGTAACAGATGTAAGGCGATGAATCGGAAGGCACCAGAAGCAATGTGATTTACAGGATTCTGAGATAATATTAGGGAAAAATTTTGAACATTTCCATTCCGAAGACAGTTAAGGTCATCTTCTTTTATATTGGAAATCTGGTTTGCTCGAAGGTCCAAAATTTGTAGGGAAGACACATAGGACGGTAGGTGCAAACTCTTCAGCAAATTCTTTGCAACATTTAATTCTTTGAGCGAGGTAAGTTGCACCACAGGGAGATCTGAGAGTGAAGTAATGGATGTTTCCAATACGATAAGTCGATGTAAGAGAGGTAGGTCCGAAAACGTTAGAGGAGACCAATGCCTTATTGGATTTCCAGTGAGGATCAGTGTGTGTAAATTCACAAGGCCAAAGAAAGCGTGATCTTCAATTACGGTAATATTGCATCTAGAAGAATGGATACACAAAGTATTAGGGTATACTACAGGGATATATCAAAACAGACACCGTTATCATCCATTTCAGAGCATTTTATTGAACACTTACCTTGTAAGGTCCAGAAGCTCAAGTTTTGACATTTGAAAGAACTGTTTTCTGTGAAGACTATTGAGGGGGTTAAAACTAAGATCTAATCTTGTGGTATATGTAGGAAGGTCCGGGGGTAAAACGGAAACATTGCATTTACAGCAATTCATAGATACTGGAGGAAGTTCCTAGAGTGAAAAGATAAATGTTTAACACTATGTTTGACATTAGATAACATTATGTTAAAGGAAAAAATATATCCTTGTACTGTGTTAGCTAGTAGATAAACATGATATAAATGCCCCTGGGACCTTGTAGGGTCATTAAACTCTGGACCAGATCTCAGTCATAGGACTATAAAACTTTCACATTCCTTATCTACAAACTGATCCAAGTATTTACTGCCCCTGCTGCTTCCCCTCCACCTCATATTGATCCTTCTGCTATATGTTACTTGTCTTATCCACCTCACTGCCTCCACGTCCTTTATGTGTTTCTTCAGATATTGGGTTAAACTGTGTCAAACTAAGAGACCTTAGTAGTCTCCAaagctggaatttttttttttttttaaaggtatcaCTTGCTGAAAACATAATAATCACTTACTAAAAGAATATGGAAATGTTTGATTTATGTttgcattttgttttatttttgctttgTACTTACTATAGtataaaaaacattttctccatactGTAGGTCTCTAGTAATAATTTTGTTTACTTTCTGTTCTACAGCATCTGTTGTGTCCTGTTATTAGTGAAGTGCATCAGAGGATTTACATTCGATTTAGTAGCTCATACTGTATCTCAACTCTTTTGATGCAACTTCTAAGATAATTTATGACCAGATGAAAGGTCAACTTTGCTATCCTCCTAAATTAGCTTAGTCATTCCTTCAGGATTGAGGGCCTGAAAACAAGCTACAGAGAACAGCCTGGATAACAGGACTTCACTGATAACAGGACTTCACCGATAACAGGACACGCTGATAACAGAGGCTGtagaatagaaagtaaacataatGTATAATAAAGACCCATGGAGAAAGCATTTTTGTATAGAACAAagcaggaaataaaaaaaattgcttttcaggtgtccatagcctttaatttTACTGTACACACAATCTCTCTGTCCCTACAGCAACACTTCTTATTTTTATAACATAAATCACTGTCTTGTTCCGAGCCACCATTCCCTGCAAACAAAGTTTGCTAAGATGATTCAGAATAAAAATTTTACCAAAGGTAGAAGAGTTTTTTCATGTGAATTCCCCTTACAATTCATTCAATATTTTAGCATTTATAAAATGCCAACATactaaagagaatctgtcagctctgtttGAGGCTAAAAGGTGTAAACACTATTGGATAGCTGTTAAGTTATGAAAACAACTATGGTGGTTTCCACTTTTTTATTTCTCAGCCAAGTGTCCAGAAGGTGGAGCTAAGCTGATAATGCATACTTGTCCTCACCTCCTAGACCTTCCTTGATTGACATGCAGCACCCTGTACATCAGTCAAGGAGGAACTGGAAGGGGAAATAATGGGAAGAGGTGTGCCAGGCTTTGGCCCATAAGCAACTCGGCCCCGCCTCCTTGTCACTtgagaaataaaaatatatattcttttcTGTTTGAGGTGGcaagtctttggctttacccacTGCCTGTTTATTTCTGTTCAGCAATGACATGAATGAACACACTGCACGTAAAAAGAGAGCACAGTTAGACAGATGGAATACATGTCCGCTGCTCAGGAACTCAAGATGGAGAAGTGCTGGAACATATGGACTCAATGGGACATTTACTATCATCTGTCCTATCACAGTCTTGTTtgtttttctcctgtttctttcCCTATtccctgtcttgtctttgtttcgTCATTATAATGTCTTCTGCAGCCTGtcttaatgacaggctgcagtgcgaCCGCACCGTTAAagtataagtgacaggggcagacctctgtcacttaccgatcgggacctccacagtgtgactgcgggggtcgtGATCGTTTTAATGGACCACTGGAGGTCTCtaaccttcctctgtgcagtccgatcGTCGCCCTGgtgattaagtctgccacaggcaggcttaatcagcagagcgcctatcacactgatcaatgctatgcctatggcatagcaatgatcagtgtgcatAATCTAacaattgtatgtaaaagtcccccaaggagacttaaaatgtgttaaaaaaataaaaataaaaatgtgtttataagtaccccaaagcccctcctccagtaaaagtgtaaatcacccccctttcccattatatgaataaaacaaataaaaataaataaataaacatattatatatcgtagcgtgcgtaattgtctgatctattaaaatataacaagcgtcattactATGGGCGAATGGCATAAgcgaaaagagggggggggaaagagccAGAATTaccatttttttgttacattatatatatatatatatctatatatctctctctctatatatatatatatatatatatatgtatatatatatatatatatatatgttcgatctttacaaatatggtataaataaaaactagagatcatggcggaaaaaaatgacacctcgtaggtgaaaaaataaaaccgttctaagcgtcacaatagccccattttattattaatttattgtaaaaaaaaaaaaaagattttattaataaagaaatatataacattagaaaatctttaTAAACCTGCATAAgtttgtgttcgggctgacctatagaatagtggtatcacatctcttttaccatatagtgcattacgtagacacaggaaccctccaaacgttaccatattgcattcttttttacgatttcaccaatttatatcttcataaataataattttgggattccatcatacatgttatggttgaatgaaagatgccattacaaagtacaactattcctataaaaaacaagcccttacatggcttgtagatagaaaactgaaagtgctagagctctta
This genomic window contains:
- the TLR4 gene encoding toll-like receptor 4 — encoded protein: MDYRWILLYALSYVIHSAGGCCIEELPPVSMNCCKCNVSVLPPDLPTYTTRLDLSFNPLNSLHRKQFFQMSKLELLDLTRCNITVIEDHAFFGLVNLHTLILTGNPIRHWSPLTFSDLPLLHRLIVLETSITSLSDLPVVQLTSLKELNVAKNLLKSLHLPSYVSSLQILDLRANQISNIKEDDLNCLRNGNVQNFSLILSQNPVNHIASGAFRFIALHLLHLKGCFFNADIMEMNLNAMSGLLVDKLVVGHYRNSIAKIRLQSGRFEGLCGMNVRELTINGLNFVTNIFSKCLANLTSLRIINTDLARMSFQSATSRIEKLEVTKSLLSRMPTAAISALKQLKDIRITRNQDFSVFEDLINVPNLEFLDLSRNKLSMEKCCSQIYDGAPNLQHLNLSNNPYIGIVSLFINMSSLRTLDLSYTKLESVGAYPLFLLMDKLIYLDVSHTSRKFSIQCSFCGLYSLEVLNVSHTTFEDNILALVFENLTQLRVLDMSSCGLKFIPTETFASLKLLQTLDLSKNNLLELQATLLGQLTALVYLNLSSNNFQSFSEETTKLVSQNLAKVDLSHNPYDCSCDQKTFLLWVYEQNLRGLTFGESLKCKTPEYHKGTQLRDVSLTCNLTIYVCFGVFAITIVIAGGMFHCYKQKYFQLCYLLHTDRNVIADKEYDAFVIHSSLDEEWVKEQLVPKLEGGTPHFQLCLHYRDFIPGVPITTNIVNEGIQRSRKALIILSQNFIESKWCSFEFEMVMSWQYLESQCGVIVILLEAVNMAHLKHMLGLNKYLRKNTYLKWVDGYVERKVFWKRLREALQQGNEIKDCDLQAKDVNGEMCEKQNEHNRRNL